The Thermodesulfobacteriota bacterium genome has a window encoding:
- a CDS encoding alanine--glyoxylate aminotransferase family protein encodes MKKYLFTPGPVPVPDEILLEMARPIIHHRTAEFERLFAEVREGLKYVFGTKEEVFVLASSGTGAMEGAVANTLSRGDKALVVNGGKFGERWGKICQAFGVQVEEIKVEWGEAVDPNLIEDILAKDASIRAVLIQASETSTGVMHPTREIAHITRKRDDVVLIVDGITAVGVFPLPFDEWGIDVLVAGSQKAFMLPPGLAFAAMSEKAWKFRERSNLPKFYFDFKRYLKDAKDNTVPWTPAITLIIGLAEVLRRFKEEGLEKLHKRHALLAQGTREAIEAIGLELYAKRSPSTALTVALSPPDIGAGKIISGLRDRFGMTVAGGQDQAKGKIFRISHMGFIDRADIIAVISAVECVLKDLGYKFDFGAGSRKASEVLGAE; translated from the coding sequence GTGAAAAAGTATCTATTTACACCCGGTCCAGTGCCGGTTCCTGACGAAATACTCCTGGAGATGGCCAGGCCAATAATACACCATAGAACTGCCGAGTTTGAGCGGCTATTCGCCGAAGTTAGAGAAGGGCTAAAGTACGTATTCGGGACAAAGGAAGAGGTCTTCGTTCTCGCCTCCTCTGGTACAGGAGCTATGGAAGGTGCGGTAGCAAATACCCTATCCCGTGGAGACAAGGCACTGGTCGTGAATGGCGGCAAGTTCGGCGAAAGATGGGGCAAAATCTGTCAAGCATTCGGCGTCCAGGTTGAAGAGATAAAAGTGGAGTGGGGAGAGGCAGTTGACCCCAACCTGATTGAAGATATTCTGGCAAAGGACGCCTCAATCAGAGCGGTGCTCATTCAAGCGAGCGAGACATCGACCGGCGTAATGCACCCTACCAGGGAAATTGCCCATATTACCAGGAAAAGAGACGATGTAGTACTGATAGTTGACGGTATTACCGCTGTCGGCGTCTTTCCGCTTCCGTTTGATGAATGGGGAATAGACGTTCTCGTAGCCGGTTCCCAAAAGGCCTTTATGCTGCCTCCGGGACTGGCATTTGCAGCCATGAGCGAGAAGGCGTGGAAGTTTAGAGAGAGATCAAACCTTCCCAAGTTTTATTTTGATTTCAAAAGGTATCTTAAGGATGCAAAAGATAATACCGTTCCATGGACACCAGCCATAACCCTTATAATCGGTCTAGCCGAAGTGCTGAGAAGGTTTAAAGAAGAGGGTCTTGAGAAATTGCACAAGCGGCATGCGCTGCTCGCTCAAGGAACTAGGGAAGCGATAGAAGCAATAGGCCTCGAGCTATACGCTAAGCGCTCTCCCAGCACCGCTCTAACCGTTGCCTTGTCGCCTCCGGACATAGGCGCGGGAAAGATTATAAGCGGATTAAGAGACCGATTCGGGATGACCGTTGCCGGCGGCCAGGACCAGGCCAAGGGAAAGATATTCAGGATCTCTCACATGGGGTTCATAGACAGGGCCGACATAATCGCCGTTATCTCCGCAGTCGAGTGTGTCCTCAAGGACTTGGGATACAAATTCGATTTCGGCGCCGGGTCGAGAAAGGCGTCGGAGGTCCTGGGAGCGGAATAA
- the prfB gene encoding peptide chain release factor 2 (programmed frameshift) gives MFGENKEKIQDLKKRLESLETFFDLPKKRSRLEELDTIIGKPDFWDDNERAQQLLKEQSQTRASIDEWEKLYRDLEDTEVLAELSLEEEDEETAKEAQAKIAEIEGKVESLEFKRILGEPDDGRNAIVSINAGAGGTEAQDWAEMLLRMYLRYGERNGFEIEMLDHQPGEEAGIKSATFFVKGPYAYGYLKAESGVHRLVRISPFDANKRRHTSFASVFVSPEIDEDIQVEIDEKDLRVDTFRAGGKGGQHVNKTDSAVRITHIPTGIVVSCQNERSQHQNRAVAMKVLRARLYELEKEKQKEKIEELQSAKKEIGWGSQIRSYVLHPYRMIKDHRTEYQTGNVESVLDGDLSEFIKSYLLYSAGDKTKPSSN, from the exons ATGTTTGGAGAGAATAAAGAAAAGATACAGGACCTGAAGAAGAGACTA GAATCCTTGGAGACTTTCTTTGACCTGCCTAAGAAGAGGTCACGCCTGGAAGAATTAGACACTATCATAGGTAAGCCCGATTTCTGGGACGACAACGAAAGGGCTCAGCAGTTATTAAAAGAGCAGTCCCAGACAAGAGCTTCTATAGACGAATGGGAAAAGTTATACCGAGACCTCGAAGATACCGAGGTGTTGGCGGAGCTTTCGCTGGAAGAAGAAGACGAAGAGACGGCCAAAGAGGCCCAGGCAAAGATAGCAGAGATCGAGGGGAAGGTAGAGAGTCTTGAATTCAAGAGGATACTGGGAGAGCCGGATGACGGGAGGAACGCTATAGTATCGATCAACGCCGGGGCCGGGGGAACCGAGGCTCAGGATTGGGCGGAGATGCTACTCCGGATGTATCTCCGTTATGGGGAGAGAAATGGATTTGAAATAGAAATGCTCGACCATCAACCCGGCGAAGAGGCCGGAATAAAAAGCGCCACCTTCTTTGTCAAAGGCCCCTATGCCTATGGCTATCTGAAGGCGGAAAGCGGGGTACATCGCCTGGTCCGCATTTCTCCCTTTGATGCCAACAAGAGGAGGCACACCTCGTTTGCTTCTGTGTTTGTTTCTCCGGAGATAGACGAGGATATCCAGGTTGAAATTGACGAAAAGGATTTAAGGGTTGACACCTTTCGCGCAGGCGGCAAGGGCGGTCAGCACGTCAATAAAACCGACTCCGCTGTGAGGATAACCCATATCCCTACGGGGATAGTGGTAAGCTGCCAGAACGAGCGCTCCCAGCATCAAAACCGCGCCGTCGCCATGAAGGTGCTTAGAGCCAGGCTTTACGAGCTGGAGAAGGAGAAGCAAAAGGAAAAGATCGAGGAGCTTCAATCGGCCAAGAAGGAGATAGGGTGGGGGAGCCAGATTCGCTCCTATGTGCTTCATCCATACAGGATGATTAAGGATCACAGGACCGAATACCAGACGGGAAACGTAGAATCCGTCCTCGACGGCGACCTGAGCGAATTCATAAAGAGTTATCTCCTCTATTCCGCAGGAGATAAAACAAAGCCCAGTTCCAATTAA
- a CDS encoding NAD(+)/NADH kinase, with the protein MKVGIIGKTNIRRVFELTRELCGWLKERKIQVYVEEELGRGIGHPDSVPSAELPEFVDVILVFGGDGTFLRVARLVCRYDIPILGVNLGGLGFLTELTMDELYPMMERIISGDYNVEKRDMLNATIHRGTDRMGDYIVLNDIVVNKGAVARIVDLAIYINDSHITTFRADGLILATPTGSTAYSLSAGGPIVYPTLPLTIITPICPHTLSNRPLVVSSETTIRVKVLTDTHDVYLTLDGQVGVNLKMGDVIELKKADTTVKLIKSPFRDYFTILKTKLLWGERYAKVEG; encoded by the coding sequence TTGAAAGTCGGCATCATAGGAAAGACCAATATAAGGAGGGTCTTCGAGCTTACTAGAGAGCTATGCGGCTGGCTTAAAGAGAGAAAGATCCAAGTTTATGTCGAAGAAGAGCTAGGCAGGGGTATAGGGCATCCTGATTCCGTTCCCAGCGCCGAACTGCCTGAATTTGTTGATGTAATTCTGGTATTCGGTGGAGACGGCACATTCCTTCGGGTCGCCCGCCTTGTTTGTAGATACGACATCCCGATATTAGGTGTGAATCTGGGCGGGTTAGGATTTCTCACCGAGCTTACAATGGACGAGCTTTATCCCATGATGGAGCGTATTATTTCTGGAGACTATAACGTTGAAAAAAGGGATATGCTCAATGCCACGATTCACCGGGGAACCGATAGAATGGGGGACTATATCGTACTCAACGACATTGTGGTGAACAAGGGAGCAGTTGCCCGGATAGTCGACCTGGCCATATACATAAACGATTCTCACATAACTACCTTCAGAGCGGATGGCTTAATCCTGGCCACTCCTACAGGTTCTACGGCTTACTCGCTCTCTGCGGGAGGCCCCATTGTTTACCCGACCCTGCCTCTTACGATAATTACTCCTATATGCCCTCACACCCTTTCCAACCGTCCCCTGGTTGTTTCGAGCGAGACCACCATAAGGGTCAAAGTTCTGACCGATACCCACGATGTTTACCTTACTCTCGACGGACAGGTGGGGGTTAACTTGAAGATGGGGGATGTGATTGAGCTTAAAAAAGCTGATACTACGGTGAAGTTAATCAAGTCTCCTTTCCGGGATTACTTTACCATCCTCAAGACCAAACTTCTCTGGGGAGAGAGATATGCCAAGGTCGAAGGATGA
- the fmt gene encoding methionyl-tRNA formyltransferase produces MKIIFMGTPEFAVPSLQALIDSGDEIVAVVCQPDKPKGRGLDVTAPPTKVIAEKQGIPVLQPQKIKTEEFFNELKKLSPDLICVAAYGKILPKNILDLPPHGCINVHASILPKYRGAAPINWAIIRGEKVTGITTMKMDEGMDTGDMLLKKEIPIEDEDTGETLSQKLSLIGAELLIETIKLLKEGRLNPTPQDHSQATYAPMLKKEDGKIIWSKSAEEVRNLIRGTLPWPGAYTTLDGKLLKIYKARVSDGVGNPGEVIKSDSGILRVATGNDSLDILELQIEGGKRLKAEEFLRGRRIRDGSVLGS; encoded by the coding sequence ATGAAAATAATATTCATGGGAACACCGGAATTTGCGGTGCCCTCACTTCAAGCCTTGATCGATTCAGGAGATGAAATTGTAGCTGTTGTCTGCCAACCGGATAAACCCAAAGGACGAGGACTTGATGTGACTGCACCTCCGACCAAGGTTATTGCCGAAAAACAGGGCATACCAGTATTACAACCACAAAAGATAAAAACCGAGGAGTTTTTTAACGAGCTTAAAAAGCTTAGTCCCGACCTGATCTGCGTCGCCGCATACGGGAAGATCCTACCCAAGAATATACTTGACCTTCCTCCCCACGGTTGCATCAACGTTCACGCTTCTATTCTTCCCAAATACCGAGGCGCGGCACCGATCAACTGGGCGATAATAAGAGGAGAAAAAGTCACCGGAATTACCACGATGAAGATGGACGAGGGAATGGACACGGGCGACATGCTTCTCAAGAAAGAAATCCCGATTGAAGACGAAGACACCGGAGAAACTTTATCCCAAAAGCTCTCTCTTATAGGAGCCGAGCTTCTGATTGAAACTATAAAACTCTTGAAAGAGGGAAGACTCAATCCAACTCCTCAAGACCATTCACAGGCCACCTATGCTCCTATGCTTAAGAAAGAAGACGGAAAGATAATCTGGAGTAAATCGGCCGAGGAGGTCAGAAACTTGATTCGCGGCACCCTTCCCTGGCCCGGCGCATACACAACCCTCGATGGGAAGCTTCTCAAAATATACAAAGCAAGAGTAAGCGACGGCGTCGGAAACCCCGGAGAAGTGATAAAATCCGACTCTGGAATTTTAAGAGTTGCAACAGGAAATGATTCACTTGATATTTTAGAGCTTCAAATCGAAGGTGGAAAAAGATTAAAGGCTGAGGAGTTTTTGAGGGGGAGAAGAATTAGAGATGGATCGGTATTGGGAAGTTAG
- the rimO gene encoding 30S ribosomal protein S12 methylthiotransferase RimO — protein MDSTSSPRKVSIVSLGCSKNLVDSELMLGSLKNAGYEISSEEEADVLIVNTCGFIGDAKKESINTIIELSEHKRQGRCKKLIVTGCLVERYAEELSRELPEVDSFWGTGNLLKIGEVLKKERIKKFYKAPPGTIYDPDTPRVLTTLSHTAYVKVSEGCSRTCSFCIIPRMRGLMRSRPIESIVEEAKNLSVLGIKEINLIAQDMTSYGRDIGTNLESMLRELVKVDGIKWIRIHYCYPWGFTDSLVKLIAEEEKILPYIDMPLQHINDRILKLMDRKTTSTRIREIIQKLRTEVDNLALRTTFIVGFPGETDEEFAELLDFVEETEFDRAGAFKYSQEEGTKAGEMPGQIPEDVKEDRYERLLEVQSEVSLKKNQALIGKTYEGFIEGTENGNYIARIPSQAPEVDGVTYVKRERQLKTGDLINIRITGADIYDLFGEVVG, from the coding sequence ATGGATTCGACAAGCTCACCACGGAAGGTATCCATAGTAAGCCTAGGATGTTCCAAAAATCTCGTCGATAGCGAGCTTATGCTCGGTTCATTAAAGAATGCAGGCTACGAAATCTCCTCCGAAGAAGAAGCAGATGTGCTCATAGTGAACACCTGCGGATTTATCGGCGACGCAAAGAAAGAATCCATAAACACCATAATCGAGCTTTCGGAGCATAAACGCCAAGGAAGATGTAAAAAGTTGATCGTCACCGGCTGTCTGGTGGAGAGATACGCCGAAGAGCTTAGTCGGGAGCTTCCGGAAGTGGATTCATTCTGGGGCACAGGCAACCTTCTTAAAATCGGCGAGGTTCTTAAGAAAGAGAGAATAAAAAAATTCTATAAAGCACCTCCCGGCACCATATATGACCCGGACACACCAAGGGTTCTGACGACCCTTTCCCACACCGCTTATGTAAAGGTCTCGGAAGGCTGCTCCAGAACCTGCTCCTTTTGCATAATTCCCAGGATGAGGGGGCTTATGAGAAGTAGACCGATTGAGTCTATAGTTGAAGAGGCGAAGAATCTTTCCGTTCTCGGTATAAAAGAAATAAATCTTATTGCACAGGACATGACCAGCTACGGAAGGGATATCGGGACTAATCTAGAGTCCATGCTCCGAGAACTGGTAAAAGTTGATGGGATAAAATGGATTAGAATCCATTACTGCTATCCCTGGGGATTCACCGATTCTCTGGTCAAGCTGATAGCCGAGGAAGAAAAAATCCTTCCCTACATCGACATGCCCCTTCAGCACATAAACGACCGAATCCTGAAGCTCATGGACAGAAAAACTACCAGCACACGCATCAGAGAGATCATCCAAAAACTCCGCACCGAGGTTGATAACCTGGCACTCCGTACCACATTCATCGTAGGATTCCCCGGTGAAACGGATGAAGAGTTTGCTGAGCTTCTCGATTTTGTCGAGGAGACGGAGTTCGACAGAGCCGGGGCGTTTAAGTACTCACAGGAAGAAGGGACAAAAGCGGGGGAGATGCCAGGGCAAATCCCCGAGGATGTGAAGGAAGACCGATATGAAAGACTGCTCGAAGTTCAATCCGAAGTTTCCTTGAAGAAAAACCAAGCTTTAATCGGAAAAACATACGAGGGTTTCATCGAAGGCACAGAAAACGGAAACTACATAGCCAGGATCCCCTCTCAGGCACCGGAAGTCGATGGGGTGACTTATGTGAAGAGAGAGAGGCAACTCAAAACCGGTGACCTTATTAACATAAGGATTACAGGCGCTGATATTTATGACCTGTTTGGGGAAGTGGTAGGCTGA
- a CDS encoding AAA family ATPase, with translation MRRGDRVYYVKDFIQSVPLHSPKIIFEELERLGYRGQPNARRAVSLAAYRHVKRLKLLHIKKNPRAELPPRPNSILMGPTGCGKTYLIELLFGEIFKLPFIIVDMTKFTESGYVGDDVVNILVQLVYAANESIDIAECGVVVLDEFDKIAGAYSSARFAGQGTTKDVSGYGVQRELLKILEGTDIQIPLDFGFSSRGPRALISTRDITFFSVGAFSGIRNLFEKSGMGFLQKLEENDGEESIAYKLSEEEADDITRFHLFGFLPELIARFNRIVPFAPLDNDTLKEILFLKIQKYKKEFEEEGFKLQVDPRVADFIIREAVKRQTGARGLDVLISKHLEEVAFEIFGKGDEGEVILTVSSGKVSHIVKKRA, from the coding sequence ATGAGAAGAGGAGATAGAGTGTATTACGTCAAAGACTTTATTCAGTCTGTCCCTCTTCACTCTCCCAAAATAATATTCGAAGAACTGGAAAGGCTCGGTTACCGAGGACAACCCAATGCCAGAAGAGCGGTGTCGCTCGCCGCTTACCGACACGTAAAAAGGTTAAAACTCCTCCACATTAAAAAGAATCCCCGGGCGGAACTACCACCCAGGCCGAACTCGATTCTAATGGGTCCGACCGGATGCGGCAAAACTTATCTTATCGAACTCCTTTTTGGAGAAATCTTCAAACTTCCCTTCATTATAGTGGATATGACCAAATTTACCGAATCTGGCTACGTGGGTGATGACGTAGTAAATATTCTGGTACAACTGGTCTACGCCGCAAACGAGAGCATTGATATAGCCGAGTGCGGTGTAGTGGTGCTAGACGAATTCGATAAAATAGCCGGGGCTTACAGCAGCGCCCGGTTTGCCGGACAGGGGACTACAAAAGACGTTTCCGGCTACGGCGTCCAGAGAGAGCTTCTTAAAATTTTGGAGGGTACTGATATCCAGATACCACTCGACTTCGGTTTCTCTAGTAGGGGTCCCCGGGCTTTAATCTCCACGAGAGACATCACATTCTTCTCCGTGGGTGCATTCTCCGGCATAAGGAACCTGTTTGAGAAAAGCGGGATGGGTTTCCTGCAAAAGCTGGAGGAGAATGACGGAGAAGAATCAATCGCCTACAAACTGAGCGAAGAAGAGGCCGATGACATAACCAGATTTCACCTTTTCGGCTTCCTTCCCGAACTGATCGCCCGATTCAACAGAATCGTGCCCTTCGCCCCGCTCGATAACGACACCCTGAAGGAGATACTCTTCCTCAAGATCCAAAAATACAAGAAGGAATTCGAGGAAGAAGGTTTCAAACTCCAGGTAGACCCAAGGGTCGCAGATTTTATCATAAGAGAAGCCGTCAAGAGACAAACCGGCGCCAGGGGGCTTGATGTCCTTATATCCAAGCATCTGGAGGAAGTAGCCTTTGAAATATTCGGAAAGGGCGATGAAGGTGAGGTTATATTGACGGTTTCCTCCGGCAAGGTTTCCCACATAGTAAAGAAGCGGGCATGA